AGGCATCATTCCTTCCAGGAAAGAGATGCTGGCATGGGATGAGTCTGGAATGCAGCAGTAAGGCTGATAAAATGAGCAAAAGGCCAATGAGGGGTTGAAGGAGGGTTTGTTTAGTCTGGAAAAGGACAGGATAACCCGCTGTGTGTGAAGGGCTGCCTCAAAAAAACAGGACAAACTAGGAAAAAACAGGAGTGTTTGGTCGGTTGGACACgggaagagcaggagatgaTGTTCCTCAGCTTGAGATTTTGGGAGGAGGTTGGGCAAACATCTGGCACTACCACATCCATGTTGGGGCCAGCCTGGGGGTTCCTGagtctcctcccagctcaggagaaaCAGTCTGGCCCACAACTCCATTTTATCCCAACCCTTTGGTAAGGCTGTCTCAAGAGCAGGCAGGTTGGGATCCACAAGGTTCCACCACTCTGTTCTGTCAGACTGGTCTTACTGGGACTTGCACTCAGGGCACTGGTTGGGCTTGCTGGAGCACCTGTGTTGGGATCTCTCCTTGGATCCCACATGTCCAGAGGGTGTTGGGAACAGGAGAGAAAGGACAGCAGGGGGAGGGAGGATCCTGCCTCGAGCCAGCAGGGATGTGGTGGCTCCAGAAGTTACCCCGGgaggctgcagtgggaaaaggccAGTGACCTGTTCCAGGAGGAACCCACCTCACCTCTCTGACCTGCAAATTTTCCCTGAAGCCTTAAGGATATTTTTCACTATTCATCACACAGAGAATCTCAGGAAAGcttcatcccagccctgcactgttGGGATTGGGAACAAGGTGGGAATGCAGCTGCTCATTGCTCCACGGGGGACACCTCTGGCTGCAGAGACTGCACAGGTCAGGCAGTGCCAAAACAAAGCCCCGACTAAACCCTGTCCTAAAAATGAACCTGTTCCCTTAAGGAAAGGACTTGGTTTGTTGTCCTTTGTCCTCCCGAGCATGTGGCAGAGATGACTCTGTGCCACAATGAGCACAGTGGGATTGGGACATGCTGCCAGAACAGCTCCCACCTGCCCCTCACCACTCTGAGCAAGccaccaggcagctccaggctgggctgatcccaaatttccctcatGTGGTAGTGATGAACTGTCTGAAATGCAATTTTTGGCTTTTAGAAACCTCCCAGCTGGATGATGGTGCAGCTGCTatggaggagagggaagagcatGAAGGACTGGCATGGAAGCAGCCCACCTTGGGAGATaggaagagcagagctgaaaaaataattcataattTGGTTGGAAAATGCATCTAGGCTTTTCAAGCGTTTTGCTCACCCTTTGCTGGAACATGAGTGAAAGTACTACTCACTGGGTTTCCAAGTCTGCAACAGTCAGGAATGCTGAGGTGGAGGCACTGGCATGGCTGGGTATTTAAATTTGTGTCTGTGTTAATTACAGCTGCGCTGGGGCCGAGCATGAGTGAGACATTAATGATGGGAATGGTGGacaggcaccaggagctgcttcccaatGAGCTCCAAGTTTTACTGACTCTCCCGAAGTGATGTCAAAGGTATGGATCTGTGGGAACACAGGCCAGGTGCCAGAGATGGGCACTAAGAAGGGTCCTGTGGAGCTGTTGGACACTTCCTACccaagcaggaaaatgaaaggatCAGCTTCTCCCAGCTCCAAAGCAGCTCCATTGGGATGGGAGCCCCTGCCTTTAGTGTGATCAATCTGCAAAATAAATCACTTGAACCCCACTGAAGGAGATgcaaggaaaaatgggatttttaggagctcATGGAATTCCATGAGGAGCAGAGAGCTACTGCACTGCTTGTGCAAGGGGTGCCTGAATGTACTGAACCCACAACTGCCTTGATACTGCACAAGTCCCTCAAGGGCCCCTCCCCGTGCCCAGGGAAAAgccaggagatgctgcagggacaggagcatcCCCGGCACAGGGAGAGCCTCAGACTGCCCCAGAGGAAATTCCACCTGCATGTGTGCTGAGAGGACAGCGCCACAAACAGTTCCTggtttcctttttcccctccacGTGCTTCCAAGGTTTTTATTTGTCCTCTGCTGACAGGAAAGCAGGTCTGGAAAGGGCACAGCCTGTCACATCCAGTCAGCAGATGCTGCTCCCGCAGAGATTCCTCGCTGCCCTGGTGGGATCCATGCTGGGGGTCAGGGTAGGCTCCCCCCTGCCATGGATAATTCCTGCCTCACTGCTGGCAGAGCACCAGGCCAGCCCGCTGTGGGTTCCAGCACACATcccacagctgcctgccagcCGTGCCACAGGGCAACACGACAGCCTGGGAGCACTGGagcctgtgctgtccctggacTGAGAGCCCTTGGAATGATTCAGCAGCAGGAAGTGCTGGACAACAGGCCCTCTTCCCCAGGGCAGctacagcagctgcttccccaaaccccagaaCAGCTTTAACCTGGGTTATGGGGCACACCTCAGcaagctgctgctcacagacaACGTCCATGGCCTCTGGCACCCTTGGTGGAGTTTTCACCTGGCTCCTGAGGGactggagtgtgtccagggaacagagcaggggaagggaatggagcaccaggaggggctgaaggagctgggggaactcagcctggagaaaaggaggctcaggggggaccttgtggctctgcacaactccctgacaggagggggcagctgggggtggtcaggctctgctcccaggaaacagggacaggacaagggaaaatggtctcaagttgtgccaggggaagttCAAGTTGGATTTCAGAAGGGATTTCTTCATGGAAGGGGGGTCAGAcactggaaggagctgctgagggaggtggtggagtccccattaCAGCAGGGATTTAAAAACCCTGTGGATATGGTGCTTGAGGACATGGGTaagtggtggccttggcagtgctggggagtgGTTGGAGTCCACCTGAGAGGGCACACCAAGCATGGACCTGGCACAGGGATTTGGGACATGCTCAGCACAGGGGCCATGTGACACATTGCAAAAAATGTGTCATCAGGAGCAGCCAACTCCAAAATGTgtcaccaggagcagctcagacaATTTAAGATAATTACTGCCATGGTCCTATTGTCCACTCTGGACAGTAAAAACAGGGAAGTTTTAACAAATATCTGGATAATTTGTAAATCCCTAAGACACCtggtgtgctgctgcaggccacCTCCTCTACAGGCAGCTGAAGCAGGTGGGGCCTGTTCCCTCAGTCCCTCAGTTCCCTTTGCATGATGACACACCATTCCTGAAACTTTGTTCCCTACATCCATAGAAATCATCAGCTTTGAGTCTAGAAATTTCCGTTATTTCCACAAAACCCAACACTCTCACCACAAACCAATGTGGAAAGCTCCTCCAACACAAGATGAAAAAATAAGTGGCTCACAGATCCAAGTGTACAAATTCACTATGTGGTATGACAGATACACATGAAGTGTTGGCCCAAAAGCCTTTAAATATAAGTGGCAACAGCTAAACATACAAATAAGGGATTCAGTGCTGATTTCACAAGTGAGAAATGGACTTGAGAAGCACCTCAGGTGAAATTTACTTGTGGGACACCAAAATACTGGTTCTTCCTGGAAGGAGTGGATGGCAGTTGCCCTGGAATTACCtccatgcttttattttcttggcaaaaataagaagggaaagaaaaaacaaacgtcgttttattttattttctcactttcGGAAAGCATTTTACACAGGTTTGGATCTTGGGAATTACTTGGAATCAGTAGAAAAAACTTACTGAACAGTATTTGTCTTTACAATAGAAACCTTTCAGGAGTCAAAATGGAGACtaaaaaaatacatgcaaaaCATACTCCTTTCAAAACACAACTGGAAACAAAGCACCAAACTACACAAATATGCAGAATGAAACAGCATTGAACACCACAGAAGTTGTCTTCATAAAAAGTGTAAAAGTCACCTAATTCACTAGGCACTGTCACTTGGTTAAACAGAagagacaataaaaaaatattgtccACAAACTTGCAATTTCAACTCAAAGGCTGCAGCTAGAAATTCCTCTATGTGTCATGCTTTAATAGCGACCTGAAAGACAAAAACCCAAGAGTCAGACTTCATGGATCGAGAGATTTCTGGCTAAATCCACTGCCTCTCCTCAAACCTGCATCACATCTGAGATGATGTCCTAGAGGTAACCAAGCTCCCAAACTGCTGTTTTAACAGAGTTCTGGAGGAAGAAACAGGATCTCAGACTAAAAGCAAGGGCTGTTATCTCACTTGCTTTTTCCTAAGTATTTACTCTGTCCTCAAGGCTTCTCAATGAAGCATTAAAGGAACTGCGGCTCAATAAAATTTCCACACCAAAGTCAATCTTAGTGGACACAGAAGCTCAAAAGGTGTTAAAGGAATGGGAAATTTACTTTTGAGAAATGCACTCTGTGACTGGGCTAGGCCCAGGTATGGTAAGGTtggaggggcttggagcaatctggtctggggaaggtgtccctgcccatggcagggagtggaatgggatgagctttaaggtccctcccaacccaaagcattccataAGTTCATGGCTACTTACGAGGTGAGTAGGACCGGGATCTGGACCGGGATCTGTAGCCCCCTCGGCTGTAGTAGGGGGACGGTGACCTCCTCCTGTGACAGGGGTGACACAAACAATCCCTTTGTTAAAACCTGCACAGGTGAGTGGCAGCAGCTTTATGTGGGGAGCTCTAACCCCATCCTGGTCTCAGGAATGCACTTGGGAAAGCCAACAAGCATGGGACACCCAATCAACATTTCCAGTGGGTAAGAAAGCAAAGATCTGAATTCTTTTTTGTTACCAGTATTATTTTTGACTAACACAACAAATACAAGCTCTTGTACTCACAATCTGCTTTCATGTGAATTTAGTTAGAAGCCAGGAGCATCCCACACAAGCAGGGTAAGCCAAATCCACCTTCACTTTTAATCTGAATTACTTATCCAAGGTGAAGATGTCCTTGACTCACAGTCAGTGCTACAGCCAGgcatccccaaacccctccaacCCAGGCACTCCCAAGTTTTGTCTTTCCCTGCCTAGCTCCACTAATCCAGTGCACACCTGTAAAACTGATCTCTGTCCTGAACAGCTCTCCAGCCTCCTCCGCCACCGCCACCTCCTCCtctgtgaaaacaaaagcagaatgaCTTTTAGCAATTTCAAAAATAAGAAGTTCACTGTGCAAAACCCCCCCATCGAGTAAGAAAATGATGTGAAGACAACATTAGTTCCTACACTGGGTCATGCTGAATTACTTCATTTAACATTGACTTTTCAAAACATACCTACTCAAGGAAAACCCTCTTACTTATTATTTTCAAGTAGCAAGATCAACTCACTATCCTGAGGAAAAGTATTGATTCCAAGGTGGAGGCAGGGAACCCTCTAACACTTTAGAGTCACATTTAAACAAGAACTGTGATGTAACTTCTTATGGAGAACAAAACCAACACATTATAGCATTAACACTGAGTGGCTGGACTGGAACCCCCTGAGATTCAGATCAGCAAAGCCTTAAAGTCTTCCCCAGTTGGTTTTGAGggattgctttttttaaagtttatccCCTTATTTACAGACAGTTTTTCAGGCAAAATTAAGCCtcccaaagcaacaaaaagaaactgaagTTTTAACAGGACAATTCCCATCTGACACTGCATTTCCCCTAGGGCATTATTTTCagagagggcagggaatgcaAAGGAATTGTTACTAATGGAATTTTTAGGGTGGGGTATGCAATGCTCCACTGCATCTTGAACAATTCcaactttttcttcctcagggaAGCCCTGACAACACAGCAACACTTCTCCCTCAACCAACCCATGTCTGTAGGAGGGGAAAGTAGCACCATGACATTTTTCAAGAAGCCACACGCGAGTTATTTGTGGCTCCATATTtattcacagaatcccagaatggtttgggttgggaccCTAAACACCAGCCAGGGGCAcacccctgccacaggcagggacacctcccactagagcAGGTCACTCTCACTGGCTTTCTCCTGACCCAATCACAGCTTCTGGTAACATCCATAAACCCCATCAGAAGGAAAAGGCACCACTTAAGATTTGGGCCCACACTGTAACTTTAACACAGAATTCCGCAATTGCAGGAATGTTTGGTagtgcagacagaaaaaaatcagctcttcTTTTTGTGTTCAACTTAACAGTATCCCAGAAATTGTGAGGATTTTGCAGGGGACAAGGATTTTGCTGGGAAACGCTATCACCAAAATGAATCATGATTACACACACATCCAACCTGACAAGGGGTGTTAAAAAAGCCTTTTAATGCAGATGTCCAATCCCCAATTCCTTATTTTTGGCAACATTTGAGATGCCATCATTATCAGCAGGAAATACTGGAGACCACAAAAATTTCCCACTTTTTACCTACTACACTGTGCTCAAAATATAAGCTGACACTATAATACCAACTCAAATATTAATCTGAATCATTTCAGTGCTAATAGATGAACCAACTAAAGATTCTAAAATAAAGCTGCAAAGAACACACTTTGTTTTCCAAAACTTAATGAGgattcagaaaacattttggaCTAAGCTAGGCCACAGATCAAACACCATCAAGTATTTCTCAATCCAACCAATTTGATTTGCACTGAGCAATCATTCTGGTGGAGATTTCACAGGAAGATTCCAGAATGACAGCGAGTGCAAAAATATTCTGGAATAGTTATGTAGGATGAACTGCTTGCACAGGCAGATGAGAAAGCAGAGTTTAGAAAGCAGCAAGATATTGCAAGTATGCTCACCTGTATGACCTGCTGTAATAGTCACGGTCATCGTAGCCTCTGTCGTAGCCTCTGTCATAGTAATCTCGTCGCCGCGAGCTGCCACTGCAGGGAGTGAAGGAAATTGCATTTACTAAGATATAGAACTTTAACTTTGTTTGCAGTCTGGTAAATTTACGCTATTCAAACTAGATTGTATTATTATGTCCCATCCTTGCAGTTGGAAGACTGTGAGCACTCCTGTTTTCCTACCAGTGCAGGTGGGAACAGGACTACttaaataattgctttttaaatgctTGAACTTTCAGTTGTTTTCCTCAACCTTTATAAACCTCAACCTTTTGGTATTACAGGCACACGAGGAATTCCATTCTGAGACAAGTCTTCATCCCCTTTTAACTCTGAAAAAGCTCCTGTTCAATCAactgactaaaaaaaaattcagaaaccTGTAGACTCAACATCACCATGACCATCAGTAAGCTGGAAGTCTTGGGAAATGAACTGGGGAATGACTTGGGAAAACAACTGACACTGTTGGTAACTTGAAGTCTAAAGTGCAGTGTGTGAACACAGCAAAATGCTAAGCCCTAATGCTAACTGAACCACCCAGCTCCTTGACCAGCATTTGTTCATTCACTCTTGAAAACCTGAGCTTGCAAAAGACTTAAATATTTGAAGGTACACAGGAAAACTACCTAAAGTAATTTAGAAATTGTCAAAATGTCTTCCTGTTGGCACATGCATTACTACTGATGCTCATGTTCAGTGTTTTCAGTgtacagcacagcagccatgaACAAGGAAACACAACTTATGCATTAATGTGGAAGCCCAAGAAACCAGGAAAACCACTCAGAATCAGGCCTCTCAGAGGAGAATGAGGAGTTTTTACAAAACAATGAATCCTATCCTGTACTGGctgggggagaaaaaacccaaccaaaccacAGATAAAACTTACTAAGTGGGTCTTCCCATATAGATTCCAGGGGTAGGTGTGTGAGGTCTTTTTGTTATGGAAAAGTCTACCCGGATCCTTCTTCCATCCAGCTCCATTCCATTGGCACGTTCCTTTGCCTAAGGAAGGACAGAAGAGCATTAGCTGTAGGTATGAACTTCAGCAACAACAATTTCTAACCACTGCTTTAAGTGTTAAAATGTCCTAAAAACCAGCTCAGTTTGGAGGCAGGTCTGAGTGTCACATCTTGCAGTAAATGTACCGTGTAAGACACTCTAGACCAGCTGGACTTAAGCACCAGTAACCACTGAAAATGTGACTTCTGTGGCATTAAAATCCTGGAAGGAACATCACTGGGCAATTGTTTCAGTGCCTCTGACATGACTATGAGCAACCATTAAATATGCTGATGGAGGGAGATGTAACTACACCACCACACAACATAAAACATTTAAAGGTTAAGAGAACATCACTAAGATATTCAAATACACCCGTCAAATTACCATAACCTTGAATATAGTATCAAGAGTtacaaataaaaagtaaaaaaccaaaaccaactgtgctttggtttatttttgtctgaCAAGTAGCAGGACCTACATATCAAGCCGCAAACCAAAATGGAAGACTTCATGCCAGATGTGGAAAAGACTGAAGATTTTCTGGAGTGGAGTTTCTGCAGACTATAAGCCTTGTTCCAGCCCATAAAGGGCAGCTCTACAAGGACTGGTATGAGTACAGGATTCTCTACTCAGGTGACTACAGAATTCCCAATTCATTCTACAGCACTAGTAAGCCCAAAATTCCATGATTACAAGATTCCAAGTATTTTCCTGGCTATACCCTGTGACAAAAGACACAccccaggagctcagagcccagcaAACCCAGCCCACACTGTGTACCCCAACACACCTCCTTGGCATCCTCGACGTTCTCGAAGTAGACGAAGGCGAACCCTCGGGAGCGCCGCGACTGCTGATCGTACACGATGGAAACGTCGGCGATGGGCCCATACTTGGAGAAAACCTCTCGCAGGTCTCGTTCTGTAGTGTACAGACTCAGCCCAAACACTCCCAGACAACAGTTTGGATCAGGATTTGCCTAAAGGAAAGGACACAGATATTAAGATCAAATTGGGTTTATTTGCAGTGCAACTAATTTCTCAAGTTGGGACTGTCAGGGCTTCAAGAACAACAGCAACAAAGGTGGGGCTGAGATTTGGGCCACCTGCTAACAGACAGTACTAAATTAAACCTACAGGAGCAGAAGCCTTTCACAAAGCCCTTTGCGCTTCTCAGGGCACAGAGACTGATTGCAGGATGCATGCAGGACCATGACTCATCCCTGACACACGTACCCTGTTCCCGATGTGACGTCTGCGAGTAGACATGGGGGAATGGCTGTGACTGTGCCGCCGCCGGTAGTCCCGACTGTACGACCTGCTTCTGGATCTCCTGTGCGAGCGGGACCGGGAGCGCGACCTGGTGTAGTGTCTGCGGGAACTCCTCCTCGACCTAGACCtgggggaaagaggagaaaggtACAGTGTTGGGCTTGTTGGGGTGTTCAACATTTCAAAAATCCAGCAGTCAGTCACAAAAAGCTCAAATAATTGTTTTCCAAAATCCTGCAGTACCACATACCTCAGCTATAATCCATTTACTCACTACTCTCAAGGACTGTGTGCTCAATCTTTATTATCAGATTACTGCAGATAGTCTCAGGGCATTCCTGCTGCAGTCCAGGAACTTGCACTTGATCACAGTCAGCTCTTCCTTTAACAAAGCTATCTGGGTGTGACTTGCTAGTGCTTAGAATATTCAGTGTTTAGGTAAAAACAAGTGGGGTGGTTTTCTTTTCACAAGTATCAGTCAAAGGGAACAGTAAATATACTTTAACACAAAGCACGCACCACTAAGGGGGACACTCTCTTAGTGCTGCCTTGGGTGACACTGAAAAGCAAATGCCCCTGAAACAGAGCTGAACACAATCTGAAGAAAGCAATCCTGAGCTGCCTCATTTACCTGCTGGTATTTCAGCAGTTATTTTGCACTGTTTATTCATGAATATTTACATGTTCACACTCTTAAGTGCATTTATGCAAAGGTTTAACTGCTCactaattttttccccccaaaatattttcttacatcACAAGCTCTGTGGACATGAGGGTCTGAAACTCAATTCCTTCTCCCAAAGCCTCACCCCTCCCAACAGAGCCAATCCTAGAGGAGAAGCTGGGtactcacagcttctctgtgaaCTACACCTGATCTAGGTCTGCTGATGGCTGCACTGTGTAACCTGCACTCCACATCACTCCAAAGAAAAACCCCTCAAGGCTAAGAAGTGCAATAAACAGTGTAACAGTCAATGGATCTGAGCCACAGATTCCCGATTTTCAGGCTCTTGTGTCTTAAATGTCCCTTTCCTCTaattccacagcagcaccacaccACTGGCGTGAGGGAAGCTCTGAACCTGAACTGCTTTTACTCCTGAGCATTTAACAGCTTCTTCCAGGATTTCTCACCAACTGTCACCAGGCAGCCAAACTGTTCAATCTAGCTCCTCAAAAAACACCTCCAACCTCATCAGAAGAGAGCCAGAGAAGCTCAActtaaaatgcatatttatgTCCAGGAGAAATTAATTCAGCATGTCCCATTACAGCACTTCTCACTACATATTcataaagaaaacattatttatggcaacaaaatagaaaaacaaaagagagagagagagagaacttCCCTGAAACTaggaaaacagtaaaaaaagaaattataatatcagtaacaaaaaaagaagaagctccacacatgcacacagcCACATTTCAGCCACtgatataggaaaaaaaaattaaggcaaACACAGAACAGGTATTTCAGGTATCAGCCAAAGATCAATAAAAGTAGATTTTAAAATCAAGTATATCCACACCCCAACTGATAAAAACACCAGGACACAGGTTGGTTCCCAAATCAAAGTTTAATTTATAAAGCTGGCAActcaaaaatacatttgcaaCAGAAACTACCAAGAAATATAGAAGTTATCACAGGGTGATTTCTCTGGGGAAAGCCAGAGTTCAAAGATCTGCCCATGACCACATATCAACATGTGACAGCACTGAACAGAGATTAAAGTATGTTGTTTCTAAATATGTACCTCGACACAATTCTGTCCAAATCTACTAATCAACACTAACTCTGGCACATAATTCCATTATTTCCAGCCCTTCCAATCAACACTAACTCTGGCACATAATTCCATTATTTCCAGGTACCTTCAGACAGCTGTTAAATGCTCAGGAGGCCATGGTAGTAATAAACTTCTACTGTTTGGTCATCAAAAAGTAGAAAGCCAGTTGTCAGGGTATTATTTAAACACTGTTTATTGCAAAAGTAAGATTTGCCACGTCTCTTATAAATTCTACATCTTTTATTTGCTTCCTCAGAACTGTGTACCATTTGTGACTGTATTTTTACTCAGTATTGTGGTTATTCTGTaagtaggaaatattttaaggagTATGGAATCCCTGGAGTCATATGGATTAAAGGGCAGAAGAATATGCTGGGAGGGTGTCCTGACTTTGCTGTTTTAATATTAAAAGGTTCCCCAAAGGTGCTCTGCAGCTTCCCTCCCCCGAGGTTTTCAAACCCCAGCTGGATAAAGCCCTGACAGCAGggtcagagcccagagcaggacctGGGACTGGGCCCTTACTGAGCTGCCCCAGCATCCCTCACTGCTGGCACTCCCAGAGGTCACTCCAATTCCACACTTGGTAATGGTACTACTCTAAAAAATATTCATTCCTTTATTCAACACATTCCTTCTTACACTACAGGGACTGCCAGGTGCATGATATGACACTTGTGACTGTGcctgaactaaaaaaaaaacctcattctTCTGCTGTCAAAGCTTCCCAATTACATTCCTTCTCACAAAAGCCTTTCTGTTTGATCTTGCAAGATTTAACACACTATTTGATTATGTTTTCAACCCTGGGTGATTGCTGACAGCACAGTATCTTCCTCCAGCCTGCCCCCCAGGCTTTAGCAATGCATTGCTTGTTCACATAAAAAGTGTGTTGTGAACAGCTCACCTAAAAACCACACTGCTGAAACCTCACCTTTTTTACCCCGAATGCCTACAAATGAGTAAAGAAATGATCAACACATTCATTTCTGCAGTCAACTATCTACTCTTTTAAGAGGAATTCTGACCCTGCACACAGCTTGTTTGGCAGGTGAGTATCAGGAGAGGCAACACAGTGCAATAGGCACATGGATGTTTGTGCTGCCACATAACAAATACAATAAGCAAGTtctccacaacttccctggagAGTTTG
This portion of the Haemorhous mexicanus isolate bHaeMex1 chromosome 10, bHaeMex1.pri, whole genome shotgun sequence genome encodes:
- the TRA2B gene encoding transformer-2 protein homolog beta isoform X2, with product MSDSGEQNYGERESRSASRSGSAHGSGKSGRHTPARSRSKEDSRRSRSKSRSRSESRSRSRRSSRRHYTRSRSRSRSHRRSRSRSYSRDYRRRHSHSHSPMSTRRRHIGNRANPDPNCCLGVFGLSLYTTERDLREVFSKYGPIADVSIVYDQQSRRSRGFAFVYFENVEDAKEAKERANGMELDGRRIRVDFSITKRPHTPTPGIYMGRPTYGSSRRRDYYDRGYDRGYDDRDYYSRSYRGGGGGGGGGWRAVQDRDQFYRRRSPSPYYSRGGYRSRSRSRSYSPRK
- the TRA2B gene encoding transformer-2 protein homolog beta isoform X1, which encodes MSDSGEQNYGERESRSASRSGSAHGSGKSGRHTPARSRSKEDSRRSRSKSRSRSESRSRSRRSSRRHYTRSRSRSRSHRRSRSRSYSRDYRRRHSHSHSPMSTRRRHIGNRANPDPNCCLGVFGLSLYTTERDLREVFSKYGPIADVSIVYDQQSRRSRGFAFVYFENVEDAKEAKERANGMELDGRRIRVDFSITKRPHTPTPGIYMGRPTYGSSRRRDYYDRGYDRGYDDRDYYSRSYRGGGGGGGGGWRAVQDRDQFYRRRSPSPYYSRGGYRSRSRSRSYSPRRY